A segment of the Tenuifilum sp. 4138str genome:
TTAATAAGGGTCGACTAGTTAGGGCTAACGGTCGGCAGTTGCTTACGCTGGGGCGTTAACTGCCAGCGGCGTTATCTGCCGTTAAAAACTAAGTTAAAAGTAATAAAAATTCTGCATCTGCATCATCAACCCCAGTGAAAGTAACTGCCTGTTGTGTGGCGTTAATTATTCATATTTAGTCTCTTGTGTTCTAATCCTTTTCCCAATTATGTATTGTGGTACAGTCATTAAAGCGAAAACTGCTAAAAATCCAAATCCTGCAAATCCATATCCAATATATTTAAATGCTTCAAAATCATTTGCCATTCCTGAAAAGAAAGCATCCATGTATTTGATGCTGCTTATCGCATAGGCTATTACCCAAATCAGGCAAAGAATGCTCAGTAATAGATTTATCTGATATTTATTTGTTTTTATCTTATTGAATAAGAATCCAAACGCTAAATACCCTAGACCAAGAATTATCAGTAAGGGCATATAAACTATCCATATTTCATGCAATAAGTTTAATGTATTTGTAAAAGACTCGTCTGGCACAGATTCAGAGTTTGAAAGCATCATCGTCTGCAGTTTTACCATCAGAATAGCAAACGCTCCAAATACAGCATAAAATCCACCGATAGAAAGACAAATCGTTTTAATGTCTTTCTTAAATAACTGTTTTAGACTTATTGGTTTTATCATTTTGCAAGAAGTTGTTTTGAGGGGTCAATAATCATTTGGTTTTCTTTCTCTATTGGCTCAAGATTAATTTTAAATAGTTCAGGTGAACTTTTAATCATATTATAAATTAGAATCACTCTCAAGCTATCACAATCGAGGAAGTATTCATAAATGAAAGCAGTTTGGTCTGTTCCGCCAATATTTTTCATTGAAAAAAAATCAACGAACTTCCCTTTCCGATTTGCCCAATCACAACTTTGGTTTAAACTTGAAATAAATTCTTTTGTTTGTGATGGTTGGAAATATTTTTCTGGAAGTTTGTCCTTTATCAAATCATAATTTGTAAAGTTCTCAATAATGAAATCAGCTTCTTTTTGAGCTTTGTCATGTGTATCCATTTTGCTTCTCAATCCACATGAAGCCAGTAGAATTGAAATCAGGATAATTGATAAATTTTTCATGTCTAATGCGATGTTTTATGTATGTCGTTCAGTTTTAATGCCACACAACGGTCGGCTGTTGCTTACGCTGGGGAGTAAACCGCCAGCGGCGTTATCCGCCGTTAAAAAGTTAGTTAAAGGTAATAAAAAATCTGCATCTGCATCATCAGCCCCAGTGAAAGCAACTGCGTGTTGGCAATAGTTTTTATCTTAATCTATTCAGTTCATCAAAGAATCTTCTTGCATTTCTTCGATTCTTTCCCCAACTTATTATCTGTGTGAAAAGAGAACATATTGATAAAAAATTAATTCTTGTTTCTTCTTCGTTATCGGTAATTTTAACTTCAATCAATTCAGACCAAGACCATATTGAAACCCTTGTCTTTGCATAATAAGTTGAATTAATCTCGTCAAAGTGAATATTTTTAAAATTTGATTTCTTTAGAGCTTCAAGAATAATTTCACTTTTATTGTTTTTATTGAATTTGAATCTTTTTTCAGTTTCATATTTTGCTGTTAATGAGTTTGAATCATTCCTTATCCATTTATAAAGAATGAAAATAATTATCGTCAAAGCAATTAGAATCCAGCCGATATAATCAATAAGTATTTCCATTTTTAACCTCATTTATTTTCTTAGCGACATATCTGGTCGATTGTAGATATCTTAAAATTATTGCCAACGGCTGCGGGCTGGTGCAGTTTGGGAGATTGAAACGGAACTGTCGTCCCCTGAGACAAAGTTACGTAATGTAAGAACTTACCATTCCGATTTCAGCCCAAATGGCATTAACCCGCTGTTGTGCCAGTTGTATCAGTAGAAAAAATGTCAAATTACTTTATATTTTTACTTTTTTCAATTTCGAATGAGCCATTGGAAATTGTGCGCCTCCTTCTGTGTATCTCAAATCTACATTAATAGAGTCTTGTTTTATTGGCCCTAACCAAAGTTCAACTTTTTTCTCCTCTAATGGATCATCTTCAAATATTCTTCCGATTGATCCACATTTAATTTTATATGCCTGACCTGTCAATTTAATTGGAAGCAACCAATTTGTTTTTATTTTACCATCCTTAAATTCTGTTAGTCCAATTTTTCCATCAGCTGTGTAATCGTCTTTGATTATCAGTGTAATAGTACAGGAGTCTGAAGTAAATTGCCAATTCCCACCAGACTTACTGCGGACTATTACACCAATCTTATCTGTTTTCCATTCACCAATCAGGTCAGGAACTTTAGTCAGTTGTCCACATGAAATAAGTAACATAGCAAATAATTGAACTATGATTATCGTATTCCAATACTTGATCTTAATTGAATTTGTTTTCATTGATTTAGTAAATTTAGTTACAAGTAATCTGAATTTTATAAACTTAATCAATTGGCCACAACTAGTTTATATGCGCTACTTAGTTGCGCCTTATTTCCATTTTTGGCTGTATAGACGCTATAAAAAATAGAGTTTTATTGCTAAAACAAGTATAAAAAATTTATTACAAATTATCAAACGGTCTTTTAACTTTTTGCTTACAATTTTACCTAAAAAGTTGTTCGTTGATGATTGATAGTGAGCTTAATAGAACGCAGATTACGCTGATTCAATTGATTTACACCAGTTAAATTAGCCAAACACTAAACACTAAAAACTAAACACGAAACACCCCTGTACAATGCACACCGCACACGGTACACTATAAATGAGATCCTTCACTCCCCGCTAGGTCGGGTCTGGCCACCCATGATGACAAACATAGTTGTTTGCTGTTCTGCTTCGCTTAAAGGCTCACATTTAACGTTTTAACTCAATTGAGATTCCTCGACGAGCTCGGAATGACAATAGGTGATATTAGATTTCGTTTAACGGCTCACGTCTCACGTCTCACGGTTCACGATTCATGCACTTCCTTTAACCTTCATTTGCCTTTTTCTCCCAAAAAAATTGTAGGTTTGCAGTCGTTTCAAACAGCAACACAATGGCAAAGACAAAACCAAGCATTCCCAAGGGAACCCGCGATTTTGGGCCTGAGCAGATGGTTCGGAGGAATTATATTTTCGATACTATTCGTAGAGTTTTTAGCAAGTATGGTTATTCGCCAATCGAAACGCCTGCCATGGAGAACCTTTCAACCCTACTTGGCAAGTATGGCGACGAAGGCGACAAACTTCTTTTCAAAATACTTAACTCAGGCGATTTTATCGATAAGGTTGAGCCAAGCCTACTGAAACCAGGCAACTCTAATGCCGCATCGCTAGCAATATGCGAAAAGGGTTTGCGTTACGACCTTACTGTTCCTTTTGCCCGATTTGTGGTGCAGTACCAGAACGAGATTACTTTCCCCTTTAAACGATACCAAATACAGCCCGTTTGGCGTGCCGACAGGCCACAAAAGGGTCGTTACCGCGAGTTCTACCAGTGCGATGTTGATGTTATTGGTTCAAACTCGTTGCTTAATGAGGCTGAGCTGGTGCTAATTATCAATGAGGTTTTTGAAAAGCTCAACGTGCGCACCCTGCTCAAGGTAAATAACCGCAAAATACTAAGCGGAATAGCCAAGGTTATTGGTCATGCCGATAAGCTGGTTGATATTACCGTAGCAATTGATAAGATTGAGAAGATAGGTATTGATGCTGTTAACGCCGAATTGCGTGAGCGCGGAATCGATGAGGCAGCCATTCAGAAATTGCAACCCATAATTCAGCTACAGGGCAGCAACGCCCAAAAACTTTCCACCTTACGCAATGTTTTGCAGGGCAGCCCCATAGGTCAGAAGGGAATTGATGAAATGGAGGAGCTTTTCCGATACATTGAGGCTTGGGGGAGCTTATCAACACAGGTGGAACTCGACCTTTCGCTTGCGCGAGGGCTTAACTACTACACCGGTGCCATATTTGAGGTAAAAGCCCAGGATGCTGAGATTGGCAG
Coding sequences within it:
- the hisS gene encoding histidine--tRNA ligase; the encoded protein is MAKTKPSIPKGTRDFGPEQMVRRNYIFDTIRRVFSKYGYSPIETPAMENLSTLLGKYGDEGDKLLFKILNSGDFIDKVEPSLLKPGNSNAASLAICEKGLRYDLTVPFARFVVQYQNEITFPFKRYQIQPVWRADRPQKGRYREFYQCDVDVIGSNSLLNEAELVLIINEVFEKLNVRTLLKVNNRKILSGIAKVIGHADKLVDITVAIDKIEKIGIDAVNAELRERGIDEAAIQKLQPIIQLQGSNAQKLSTLRNVLQGSPIGQKGIDEMEELFRYIEAWGSLSTQVELDLSLARGLNYYTGAIFEVKAQDAEIGSICGGGRYDDLTGIFGLPNVSGVGVSFGADRIYDVMLQLNLFPESLTSTTQVMFANFGTTEVAYCMPAARKLRDAGISVEIYPDAAKLKKQFEYANKRNIRFMVIAGETEIQNRQLSVKNMATGNQVTIPFDGIEEHIKFNL